From Hydra vulgaris chromosome 15, alternate assembly HydraT2T_AEP, one genomic window encodes:
- the LOC136092013 gene encoding uncharacterized protein LOC136092013 produces MTGRKVSALISNNKSTLNKDNDVAEEKSDKNDDDISDIIATETNFENENFDNYSDLASWPDLVCAEFIDNCLTKDTSFFHNCDSNNIYLESARMYKDQKRYFSNKYFKMTLKNGQTVIRSWLCYSKLKGHMYCLVCNMFSNVSSLLATSGFSHWMNILRALESQDETVDHKNNMLIWLIRKNNINVIDKNLENISLLIENIRGQSYDNAANMSGKYSGLQARLKVINKYADFVTCAAHSLNLVGVEAVRKKDHSHIDMESINYVISFYNNDIDAGLINECTQIREYLQITNKEKQTKYSSMLKLIYE; encoded by the exons atgactGGCAGAAA AGTATCTGCATTAATTTCTAACAATAAAAGTACTTTAAACAAAGACAACGATGTAGCTGAAGAAAAATCTGATAAGAATGATGATGATATTAGTGACATTATTGCCACAGAAACTAATTtcgaaaatgaaaattttgataactATAGTGATTTAGCATCTTGGCCAGATTTAGTTTGCGCAGAATTTATTGACAACTGCTTAACTAAAGATACTTCCTTTTTCCATAACTGtgatagtaataatatatatttagaatcgGCAAGGATGTATAAAGATCAAAAAAGATACTTTtctaataagtattttaaaatgactttaaaaaatggACAGACCGTTATCAGATCATGGTTATGCTATTCTAAATTAAAAGGTCACATGTATTGTTTAGTTTGTAACATGTTTTCTAATGTTTCTTCTTTGCTGGCGACTTCTGGATTTTCTCACTGGATGAACATTTTGAGAGCATTAGAAAGTCAAGATGAAACTGtagatcataaaaataatatgcttaTTTGGCttatcagaaaaaataacataaacgTAATCGATAAGAACTTAGAAA ATATTAGTCTTCTGATAGAAAACATTCGTGGACAGTCTTACGATAACGCAGCAAATATGAGCGGAAAATATAGCGGACTTCAAGCACGTTTGAAGGTGATAAACAAATATGCTGATTTTGTAACTTGTGCAGCACATTCTCTAAATTTGGTAGGGGTAGAAGCAGTTA GAAAAAAAGATCATTCTCATATAGACATGGAAAGCATTAATTATGTCATTTCATTCTACAATAATGACATAGATGCTGGACTAATAAATGAATGTACACAAATTAGGGAATATCttcaaattacaaataaagaaaaacaaacaaaatattcaaGTATGCTTAAATTAATATACGAGTGA